The Sorangiineae bacterium MSr11954 DNA segment GAGCATCGCGTAAAGGCATTTGCGCGCCTCTCGGAGCTGGGAAATGCGCTCTTGCTCCCGAGCGGCATGGACGCGCTGCGCGCCGCCATGGGGCATTTGCACCTCGCGGAAATGTCGGACGGAAGCGCCGCCGATGCGAGCGCCCATGTCACCGCGGCCATGTCGGTGTTCGCGGCGGCATGGGGCCGAACCCGCCTGGGGAAAACACCGATCGCCCCCGATCCCGCGGCGGGTCATGTGGAGGACCATTTGCGCATGCTCGAGGGCCAGCCCGCCTCCGCCGCCCAGGTGCGCGCGCTCTCCACGTATCTCCTCACCGTGTCCGACCATGGGATGAACGCATCGACCTTTGCCGCGCGCGTCGTCGCCTCCACGCAGTCCGACATGGTCTCGTCCATCGTCGCCGCCATCGGTGCGCTCAAAGGGCCGCTGCACGGCGGCGCACCGGGCCCCGTCCTCGATATGCTCGACGCGATCGGCGACGCTGCCCGCGCGGAGAGCTTCATCGCCTCGGAGCTCGCGGCCGGGCGCCGCATCATGGGCATGGGCCACCGCATTTATCGGGTGCGCGATCCCCGCGCGGCGGTCCTCGAACGCGCGACCCTGGCGCTGGTCGATTCGGGGCTGCGCACCGAGCGCCTCGCGCTGGCCCGCGCCGTCGAGCGGATCGCCACCGGCGCCCTCGCGGCCAAATACCCCGATCGCAAGCTGGAGACGAACGTCGAATTTTATACGGCCATCCTATTGGACGCCATCGGCCTACCGCGCGAAGCGTTCTCGCCGACATTTGCCGTTGGGAGGGTCATCGGGTGGAGCGCCCATGTGATGGAACAGCGCGCGAAGGGGCGGCTGATCCGCCCCGAATCGCGCTACATCGGCGCGCCCGCGTCCTAGCCGCGCGCCCGCGTCCTAGCCGCGCGCCCGCGTCCTAGCCGCGCACCGCCATCAAGGAAGAACCCAGCGCTGGCTCGGGGCCGCGCTGCACGTATGGATCACGAGCCTGGTGCGCTCCGAGGAGCCGCCGCCGCGGGTATCGACGCAGAGCCCCGATGCGATATTGACGATGGCGCCCGTGGTATCGACCCGCCAGCGCTGGGCGTCCGTATCGTTGCAGTCGTAGAGCTGAATGGGCTGCCCCGGCGTAAAGCTCCCATTCGTCACGTCGAAGCATTTGCCCAGCGCGCGCAGCGACCCGTCGTCGGCGACGATCCATCGCTGCGCGCCCGTTCCATTGCACGCATAGAGCTGCACGGCGGTGCCGTTGGCCGTCTGCGCGCCGTCCACGTCGATGCATTGCTCCGCGATGCCTCGAATGGCCCCGGCGCGCGGGCCTGCCGCGGTCACGAACGCCGTACCCGAAAGTCGGATATCCCGCGACGACGCTCCGACCTTGATCGAATGAGCGCCGCCCGGCACGATCCACGATTGCGAGGACGTATCCCAGGTCGAGAAGGTCCGCCGCTCGAGAATGACGGAGACGCGCTTCTTCTGGTCCGGCGCCAAGGTGACCTTCTCGAACCCCGCGAGCTGCCTCGGCGGCTCCCCGGCGGCGCTCGGAAATCCGACATAGATCTGCGGCACCTCCTCGCCCGTGCGGCTGCCGGTGTTCGTCACGTCGAAGGCGACCGTGACGGTGCTGCCGCCGATGGGCCCGCTCAGGACCAAGCTCGAATAGGCAAAGGTCGTATACGAAAATGCCGAGCCGCGGCACCCCCGCCACGTACCCGACGGCGTGCTCCCCCGAGGGCGCATCGATGCCCTGCAAAAGGGTCGCCTTTTCCTCCAACGTCATTTGCGCGAGCAACTGCTCGACGGGATCGTCCGCCTCCGCGCGGCCTTCGCTCATCGCAGCGGAAGCGGACGTCGTCACCGTTTCAGTCTCTGCGCCATCACCCCGTTCGCCGCCGCACGCACCTGCTACGAGCACGATGGTGGCTGCTGCACCGACGGATGTTCCCCATTTCGTCCGGATCGTCGTCGCTGTCGTCGTGGTTTCGAGCATCCCCCCCTATGGCCACGATGCGATCAATTCACCTTGGCCGTACGGCCGACGTGCCCGTTCAGCGCCTTCGCCCGAACCAGCACGGTCCCCGACACCCCGGTCGGCCCCGTGTAGGGCACGAAGGTGGCGCCGTTGTTCGTGGAATATTCGATGTTGAAACCGGGATAGCGCACATTGGCCAAGAGCTGGCCATTGACGACTTTCGCGCCCGGGAGCGGAATGCGGTAATTGATCCCGGTGCTCCGCGGAAGCTCGCGCCGCACATCCACGGGACGATAGAAGTCCAAGCGCGGAAGCGCCGCCTGGCCCAAGGTGTTCACGAACTGCTTCCACGCCGCGGGCAGATCGGCAGCCGTCGGCGTGTGGGTGTTCCACGCGCGCTCGGCCACGCCGAGGATCTTGGGGAACGCGAAGTACTCGACCAGCTCGGGGCTCTTGACGTTCTCGGCAAAGAGCAACCCGTGCATGCCGAGCACATTGGCGCGACCGGCCGCGGTCAAGCGGACCTTGTTGTCCCATTCGCTGGGGGCGATGGGATGTCCCATTCGGTTGTGGGTGGCGATGGCGAAGACGTCGAACGGGAGGTAATTGAACGTCTTGCTGTCGTCGACGAAGTTTGCCCAGTAGTACCCCGGCTCATCGGGATCTTTGTTGTACGCCAGGTCCATATACAAATTGGTGGCGTGCGACAGAATCACGGATCGGCCTTCGTTGGCATACTTGTAGGCGTCGTCCTCGCGACCCCACTGCCAGACGTTGCTCCAGGGCATCGGGACGAAGCCTTCGAGCTGCAGCCCGTTGTGGATGATGTCGTCCCATCCCGTCATGCGCGCGCCGGTGGCCGTGATGATCGGGTGAAACTTCTTGAAGAAGTGGTCCTTGAGCTGCTCGTCGCCCAAGTCCTTCGTCTCCGGGTTGGCCTTGCATAGCGGCGAGCCCTGCCACCAAACGTTGTTGCTGAGCGAGGGCAGCTCGTCGCCGCCGCCGTGGATCAAGGTGAGCTTCGCGCCGGGGACCGCGTCGTAGCGCGCCTTGATCTCGCGCACCACCTTGGCGAGGAAGGCGTACGAGGAGCTCAAACAAGGATTCACGAAGTTGTCGGTGTATCCCTGGACGCTGGTGTGCTTCGACGTATCGTTCGGATCGGCCAAACGGTATTGCGACGCCTTCACCGGATCGGTGGCCGCGTACTTCGCATACCGGTGCTCCATGGACCGGACGGCGGCGCGCGCATGGCCCGGCACATCGATCTCCGGGATGACATCGATGTGGCGCTCGGTCGCGTAGGCCAGGATCTCCTCGAACTCCTTGGTCGTGTAGAAGCCGGAGCCTTTGCCCACGTAGTTGAGGGTGGCCTGCTCAAAGCCCTGGTAGGTGGGCTCCTTGCCGCCGTTGGCCTCGGTCTCGTTGCGCGCCTTGCCCTGGATGTTGTCGCCGCCACCCAGATCGTTCGCCGAGGCAAAGCCCTGGTGAAGCTGCTGTTTCTCGTCCGGATCGTAGCCGCGACGCGCGCCAAAGGTCGTCAGCTCGGGGATGCCCGGGATTTCGAGGCGCCAGCCCTCGTCTTCCGTCAGGCGGAAATGGAACTTGTTGATCTTGTGGAAGGCCAGCACGTCGAGCAACTTCTTGACGGTCTGCTTGGACTGGAAGTGGCGCCCGACATCGAGCATCATGCCGCGATACGAAAAGAGCGGCGTGTCGGAGATGTCGATCTCCGGGAGCTGCACCGACGTCTTCTTCCCGCCGGGGCGGGTCGCGGCCTGGTAAGCGTCGACGGGGACGAGCTGGCGAAGCGTCTGGATGCCGTAAAAGACGCCCGCGGAGTCCGCGCCGCGGATCTCGATGCCCTTCTCGGGATCGATGCTCAAGGAGTACCCCTCCGCCCCGAAGCTGCCCTGCGGATCGAGCACCAGCCGGATCTCCGAGCCACACCGGCTGCGCTCGTGCGTCTCCACCGAGCCCGCGAGAACGTCGCCCAGGGCAGACTTCAAGTAGTTGGCCTCTTTGGCGAGGCCGCGCTGGTAGTCGATCCCGATTTTCCCGCCGAGCCGGTATTGCCCGGACCCGGTGGTCACCGATTTCGGCCTCGGGATCAAGCTGCTGGCCGGATCGAGATCGACCCGATCGAGCGGCGCGTTCTCCTCGTAGCGCAGGGCGGGCGTCTGCGTGGGGACGACGTCGCCCGGGAAGCGCTTGGTCTGCTTGGGATCCGAGGCATCCCACACGGTGGACGCTTTGAGCGCCCAGGCCTGGGTGCTCGGCGGAAAGACGATGTGAAAGCCCCCCGGCGCGTCGGTCTTCACGATCGCCCAGTTCTCCGCGAGAAACGGGATGACGCGCTTTCCACCGGGCGGGATGGGGACGAAGTTGGCGAGCGGCTCGAGCACGAAGTACTCGCCGCTCCGGGCCGCGCCGCCCTTTTGGACTTTGAGCCCCTGGGCGGCCAAATTCTGTTTGTAGGTGGCGTTGCCTTCGCCATCGTTCAAAATACGACGGACGAAGCTGAAATAGATTTGCCAGCCGCTGGCATCGAGGCGAATTCCGCTCCGGTTCTCGATGGTCAGCTCACCGCGGAAGAACGAACCGTCATCCGCCGCCGTATTGTCCACCGGCCGGAACGTAATGGCGATATCGGGCCCGCTCGCGCGTGTCTGCAGGCTCGATTCGCGCGATTCGCCCGATTCGCTGGCGCCGAGATCGCCGGGCTCCGTCTCCGGTTGCGAGACCACCCCAGCGTCCCCCTGGCACCCTGCAATCCACGCGGAAGCTACGATGGTCGAAATACCTAGCAGGGACCTTGTCATCGTTTACCTCACTTTAGAGTTTAATGCGGTACGGTATCAGCCTGACGACTGGTCATCAAATTGGAAATGAGGTTGATGATTAAATCGCATGATCGATTGGATCATCCCTGATCGATTCGATCGTGCTCAAGTGTTTATGTTCTCTGCACACCATCCGGAAACGCATGGCGTGAGACGCACGAAAGGCGGAGGGGCGCTCGCGCGCCACGCTCCGCCTCTCGGAGGGTCTACGGGGACCTTAACTATTTATTCAGCGTGCAGTCGGCCACCGCGGACGCGGGGACTTCGGGCGGGCCCTCGAGATCGTTGATGAACGACGGATCGGTCTGGATACGCTGCGCGTCGGGGACGCGGGCCTGGACCAGGCTGTAGCCAGGATCGCCGGCGCCCTTGGTGGGATCTTTTCGTTCATACACGCCCTGCGGGAACCAGCACATGGACTTGTACTCGTCCTCGCTCATCTGCTCGCCGGCGTCGAAGGACTGCTTGTCCTTGGAGTCGACCACGCCGTCCACGTTGGAGTCGCGCTGGCCGTTGGTGGGGTAGGGGCCGTTGAACACGAACTGCCAGCCGCGGGTCGAGATTTCGTTCACGTATTTACGCACCACGCTATCGTCGATGCCCTGCGCCGTGGGATTGAGGTTGAAGCCCGGGACGCTCTGCGCCGGATCGTTGGTCATCGGGTCGTTCCGGTTCACGGGTTGCCAGGTCCCCCGGTGGATCTCCGAGAACATCGAGACGTACATGGGCGTCCAGTTCCAGAACGGGCTCCCCAGGCACGTCTGCAGCGGCGCGCCGTTGGGCAGGCCGTTGGCGTCCAGCTCTTTGTAGGCGTTTCGATTGTCGTTGCTGACCGAATAGACCCTGGGCTGCCCGTTGGCGTCCTTGAGCCTGCCGCTCTTGTACAAGGTCTCGATCAGGCGCACGCTCCTCTGGTTGTCGGCGCCGTGCGCGATGACCTCTGCGCCGTCGTCGATGAGCCGATAGGTGAGGAGCTCCTCGCGGTAGACGCTGTCGCCGCCCGACTTGTTGAGCGCCAGCGGTCCATTGTAATTGTACGTCCTGGTCGGTTTCCAATCGGACCAGAATCCAATCCACGCCACTTCGAGCGTGATCTGCGGCTTCACCGAGCGCGCCCCGAGGAGGAATGCGCTGATGTGGCGGACGACCTCGGGGGTGATGAACGAGCCGATGTACCCGATCTTGTTCTGGGCGCGCTGCGCCGCCACGACCCCCGCGACCCACCACGCTTGCTCCTCGTGCGCGGCGTAGGCGGCCACGTTCGGCTTTTGGGCTTGATAGCCCTGGCAGTTGAGGAACTTGACCTTCTCGTGCTTCTTGGCCAGCTCGAGCATCTTGGCGCGTTGGCTGTACGAATTGAGCAGGATGACGTCGGCCTTCTCTTCGTTTACGGCTTTCTCGACGGCATTGGTGATATCCAAGTCCGATATGACCGACTCTTGGAACTTGTAATTGATGTACGGGAGCCTCTCCTTGGCCGCCGTCACGCCTTCTTGATGGGTCAAGGTCCAGCCCTCGCCGCCGGAGACGACGCCGACCCAGAGGGCCGAGACGTTGAGCGGCTTTTGGCATTTGCCGGCAAAGCACTTGGTCGACGCCGGGCAATCGCCGTTGCCGTCGCAGGACGCCACGCAAACACCGTCGTCGCAGCTCCCCACGTGGCATTCGCTGCTGGTGTTGCACTGGACCCCGAGGCCCTTCCCTTTGACGTCTTTCTCGACGATGACGGAGCAACCGAAGGTGAGGACCGACAGTCCCATGAACCACGAAAGCAAAGGTCTACGCAGCATCAGAAGCTACCTCCAACGGATACGCGGCCCGGAGCAATTCCAAATTCGAGCCGCTGCCAAGCGCTCTTTTTCGCCTCGTCTTTCTTCTCGGCCGCCTCGGCCTTCGGATCGCGGATGAAGGTCAAGATCAGGGTGGTGCCGAGGGTGACGACGGCCGCGCCGAGGAAGACGTCCGTCAGGAGCGAGAGCGTCTTCACCTTCGACTGCTGATCCTTCGTGGGGTCGTCGGGGCTCTCGCCGACGAACTTCTGATCCTTCAAATCGCTCGACGCCTTGAGCGCCAGGATCCCGGTGGTGGCCCCGATCACCGCCAGGCCGCCGGCCGCCACCACACCCACCGTGGACAAGGTCGTCCACTTCGACGGGCCGCCGTCCGAGGTGACCGTCACCACGTTGCTCACCAAGTCGAGCTCCACCCGCGTCGATTCGGTGCCCGCCACCTCGACCACGCGCGTGAGCGGGGCGCGCCCCTCCTTGGCGGCCGTGATCTTGCGCCGGCCCGCGCCCACCGGGATCGGACCATCGAGGGGCGTCTTGCCGATGTAGGTCTCGTCGACCGTGATGTCGACGCCCGCCACGTTGGTGACGATCTCGATGCGGCCGATGCGCGTCTGGAGCTTGGCGATGTCGCGTTCGACCTCCGCGCGCCGATCGTTCGACACGTTGGAGCCGCCCTCTTTCAGGTACTTCTCGAAGTTGCGGAGCGCGCAGGCGTACTCGGTGAGCTGAAAGCACACCTGGCCCAGGTTGTAGAGGATCTTGTACGTGGGCTGCAGCTCGTAGGCGCGCCGGAACTCGATGAGCGCGTTGGGGAAGTCCTGCTCTTCGTAGAGCTCGAGCCCGCGCTTGAAGCGCATTTGCGCTTCGTCGGCGCCCCCGTTCCCCTGCGCGAGCGCGCCGCTCGAGATCGACAGGACCGCGGCGCAGAGCAGCGCGGCGATGGAGCGGAGAAGAGTTGTTCGTTGGGAAGGCAGGAAACGAATAAAGGATCGCGTCATGGGCAACGTCTCCGTCGTGCCAGTCGGGTAATCTATTTTCATACTTCGCTAGTCGCTATTTCATTTGGCCCAGGGATCATTGGAATCGATCGGGCGAGCCTGTTTCTTGTTCGCTTTGGGATCCGCCTCCGGCTTCGCCGCGGAGGGCGCGCTGGAGTTCGCGGCCGGCGGCTGCGGGGGCGGCGGCGCCGGTGCGACCGCGGCCACCGCCGGCTCCTTCGCGGCGCGCGAGGGCCCGCGCGACGGGCGGGTGTACGTCGTCGGGGCCTGGGGCTCTTTCTCGAGCCGGAGCACGATGTCGCTGTCCGCGTGCATCATCACCGTCGTGGACTTCGAGAGGTAGCCTTTGGCCTCTGCACGCACCACGTGCGTGGACGTCGTATCCTTCGGCCCTCGTTGAATGGAGGGATTGCCCGTGAGCGGCGTGTCGTCCCAATAGAGCTTTGCGTCGCTCGGCTCCGCGCGCAGCACCGCGACCACTGACGTGCTGGGCGTGTTCGATCCGGTCATGCTGGTGCCGGTCGACCGTGTGGTGTCGTTCGTGTTCGGTGAAGACGCTTGCGCCGAGGGATCGGGCCCGCTCTCGCTCTTGAGCGACTTTCCGACGACGACGGCCCCGCCGAGCAGCGCGAGCGCGCCCACGATCGCCAGCACCGTGATCGCACCAGAGCGCTTGGGCGGGGCCGCGATGGAGATGGCGGCGTTGCTGGGGATCGTTCGGCCCGTGAGGGAGCCGGTCAGGGAGCCCGGGAGCGAGCCCGCGGTGAGCGAATCGATCGAGCGCGCGCCCGAAGGCGTGGTCGAGCCGCTGGGCACGCCCGACGACGCCAAGTTGGCCAGCGACCGCGGGAGCTCCATTTGATCGAGCGCCCGGTACTCGCCCGTGGGGAGCGAGGCCACCTTGGCGAGCTGGCTCTCGATGATGCGCTGCCGCTCCTCGCGCAGCTGCGCGAAGACGGTCGTCATGTACGTGGCGAGATCGCGCGACGTGTACTTCTCCGGAAGCTTCCCCAAGAACGCTTCGACGTCGGCTTGGAGCTCGAGGCAGTTGGCGTAGCGATCCTTCGGATCGTGCGCCATCGCTTTGCGGACGATGGCGTCGAGCTCGTCGGGCACGCTGGCGTGGATGCTCTTGGGGCTGGGGACCTCGTCGCCGACCACGGCGCTGATCACCTCCACGTCGGTCCGGCCCTTCCACATGCCTTCACCGACGGCGGCGTCCCAAAGGATCGCACCGAGGGCGAAGATGTCGGCGCGCCGATCGATCTTGTTGCCCATCAACTGTTCGGGAGGCATGTAGCGAATCCTCCCTTTGAACGTGCCGATCTGCGTCTCGTGCAGCGACGTGACGGCTTTGGCGATCCCGAAGTCGAGCACCTTCACGCCGCCATCGAAGGTGATGAAAATATTCGGTGGCGACACATCGCGGTGGACGAGCTCGAGGGCCTTGCCGTCGTAGTCCTTCGCCTCGTGCGCGTAGTGCAGGCCGGTCAGCACCTCGCTAATGAGGCGAAGGTGCATGCCGAGCGGGAGTGGATTTCCCGTTTTTCGTCCCCGTGCGAGCACCTTGTGGAGCGGTTGCCCGTCCAGATACTCCATGACCGTGATGTCGCGACCCTCTTCGTGAATGACCTCGTAGGTTTGCACGACGTTCGCGTGATTGAGCCGCGCCGCGAGGCGGGCCTCCTCATGAAACATCGACAGCAAATTCGGATCCGACGCGACCGTGTCGCGCGGGACCTTGAGCACCACGAGCTTGTTGAAGCCGTGAGGCCCCCGCATCACTGCGAGATAAACATGCGCCATTCCCCCCGTGCCGAGTTCCGCAACAAGGCGATACTTCCCGACCATGACAGGGAGCGACGGACCAACTTCTGACGTTTCGTTGCGTTCGGCACCCATCCACCAGCATGATCGTCGGATTCCAACGCAAATGCCATGCAGAAAGATGCAGCACTGCAACGCCGACCGTTAGTTCATCTCACATCGCATGAAAGATGGTCGTTGCATATCGCACCTGGCTGCATCGAGCTCAGGTAGGAAATGGCGCAACTTCGGCTCACAATGGCCGCTGACTCGTCACGCTTGCACAGGGCAGCTGGCGCGCGCGCAAACGTTTGACGGGCCCGATGCTTCCGGGGCACCATCGGCCGAGGAAAGTCGGGGGACCGCGCATGGCGCACATCCACGCGGGTTCTGGCGCGTCTCGCGCCTCGAAAATCCTGGTCGCACTGAAAACTTGCAGGGCTAATCGAACGAGAGGGCTTATGAAACTGGACAAGTGGGGTGTTTACGGGTGCATGGCTTTGGCGTCGCTCGCGCCCTTCGCCAGCGCGTTGGTCGGTTGCAAGGGAAACTCCGAAACGCAAGGAAAAGCGACTCCCGCAGCGTCGAGCGCCAGCTCCGCGGCCAATGCGGCCAATGCGGCCAATCCGGCCAATGCGGCCAATTCTCCTTACGTGGTGGGTATGGTGCTCGTGGGGCCCTGGAACGACCACGGCTGGAATCAGTCGCATTTCGAGGGAATCAAGGCCGCGATCGACAAAATCCCCAATGTCAAGTTCGAATTCGTGGACAAGGTCAATCCGGCCGACCGGCCCAATGTCAAGGGTTCTCAGGTCGCCGACGACTTGATTGCCCGGGGCGCCAAGTTCATTGTTTTCAATTCCGATGACTACAAGGACGACGCCCTGGACATCGCCAAGAAGTACCCGGACGTGACCGTCGTCCACATCTCCGGCGACTACGCCTGGAAAGATGGAAAGAACTACAAGAATCAAAAAAATCTCGGCAATATCATGGGCGATATCGAGTCGGCCCAGGGCATCGGAGGCTGCGCGGCCGCCCTCGGCACGGAGACGGGCAAAATCGGCTACCTCGGCCCGCTGGTGAACGACGAGACCCGGCGGCTGGTGTCCTCGGCCTACCTGGGCGCCAAATACTGCTGGGAGAAATACCGAAAGAAGCCCGTCAAGGATTTGACGTTCAAGGTCACCTGGATCGGTTTCTGGTTCAATATCCCCGGTGTCACACTCGATCCGACAAAGGTCTCGGACGACTACTACAATGGCGGATACGACGTGGTCATGACGGGTCTGGACACGCCCGAGGCCGCTGTTCAGGCCAAAAAGGCGGTCGAGGCGGGCAAGAGGGTCCGTTACCTCCATTACGACTTCAAGAAGGGGTGCGACGTAGCGCCCGACGCCTGCCTGGGCGTCGTTTATTATAACTGGACTCCGTCCTACCTGGACGCAATTCAGAAGGCGAAAGAAGGAAAGTTCGTCGGCGACTTCGTCCGCCCGGCGCCCGATTACGCCAACATGAACGGCGAGAGCTCGTCCATCGGCTTCGAGTTCGGCAAGGCGCTCGGCGACAAGAAGGCGCAGCTCGAGGAGCTGATCAAGGGCCTGGGAGACAAGAGCGTCAACTTCTTTACCGGGCCCCAGAAGTTCCAGGACGGCAGCGACTTCCTCCAGCCGGGCGAGGTGGCGACGGTGCAGAAGATTTGGTACATGCCGCAGCTCCTGCAGGGAATTACGGGCACCAGCGGGACGACCAAGAAATAGTCGTTACCTCTACTGCCGTCCGGACCTCCTGCAGTAGTGTTCCGTCCCCGAATGCGTGTCGAGCTTCGCCAGATCTCCAAACGCTTCGGGGCCGTGCAGGCGAACGATGGCATCTCGCTCACCCTCCAGCCGGGCTCGATCCACGGCCTTTTGGGCGAGAACGGGGCGGGCAAGAGCACCTTGGCCGGCATCCTGAGCGGGCTCGTTCGCCGGGATACGGGCACCATCGAGCTCGATGGCCGCCCCGCCATCCTCGACACGCCGGCCCGGGCCCTCGCCGCCGGCATCGGCATGCTCCACCAGGAGCCCCACGATTTCCCCGAGCTCACGGTCCTCGAGAACTTCGTGGCCGCGCGCCCGGGGCCTTTTCTTTTTGCCGGTAAGCGAAAACGGGAGTCGCGCGACAAGCTCCTGGAGCTGATGCGCAGCTTTGGCTTTTCGCTCGACCCCGACGAGCGCGCAGGCCGGCTCACCATGGGGGAGCGGCAGCAATTGGAGCTCCTGGGGCTCTTATCCCTGGGCGTACGCACCTTGATTTTGGACGAGCCGACCACCGGTATCTCCAGCCAACAAAAGGAGTCGCTCTTCACCGCGCTCCAGCAGCTCGCCGCGGACGGCTGCTCGGTGCTGCTGGTGTCGCACAAGCTGCCGGACGTCCAGGCACTGTGCCACCGGGTGAGCATTTTGCGGCGGGGCAAGCTGGTGGGGGAGGCGGAGCTGCCCATCACCTCGGAGCGCTTGGTCGAAATGATGTTCGGCTCCGCGGCCGCCGCCCGACCGCGCAAGCCCGCCACCGCGGTCTCCGAGGCCGAGGCGGTTCGCCTCGAGCGCCCCCAGGCCGTCCGCGGGCGCCTGCGGCTCCAGATGAAACGGTTCGTCGCCCGCAAGGGCGAAATCGTAGGCCTTTGTGGTCTGGAGGGCAGCGGGCAGTCGCTCCTGCTCGAGCTCTGCGCGGGGCTCTTGCCCATGCGCGAAGGGCGGCTTCGGGTCGGCGACGTCGATCTGACGGGCCGCCCGTACCGCGCCTTTCTTCGCGCGGGGGTCGCGTACGTCCCGGCGGATCGGGTGCGCGAGGGGCTCATCGGCGGATTTTCCATCGAGGAGCACGTGGCCTTGCGTTCGCCCGCGCGCGGGTTTTTTCTTCGCACCAAGGAGATGACCCGCGCCGCCGAAAAAGCCATCGAGACCTTTCGCATCCGCGGCACCCCGCAGTCCCGCGCGGAGCAGCTCTCGGGCGGCAACCAACAGCGCACGCAGCTGGCGCTCCTGCCGCCGGAGCTCTCGCTTCTGCTGATGGAGCACCCCACGCGCGGCCTCGACATCGAGTCGACCCAGTGGGTGTGGCAGCAGCTGATCGCGCGCTGCCAGAGCGGCACCGCCATCGTGTTCGCGTCCTCCGATCTGGACGAGGTCATGACGTACAGCGATCGGATCATCGCCTTCAGCGGAGGGCACGCGTCGCGGCCCATCGCGGCCTCGGAGCTGACCTTGGATCGCCTCGGGCGCATGATCGGCGGCCAGCTCGGCGACGACGAGGACGAGGCGGCCCGATCGTGAAGCCCGCGCTGGTGAAGCCCGCGTTCGTGAAACCCGCCCTGCTCCGCGCGGCCGCCCTGGTGGTTTCGCTGGTGTTCGTGGGCGCGGTGTGCCTCTTGATGGGCGCTTCGCCCGCCGCCGTGGCCGTCGCGTTCTGGGACGGTGCGTTCGGCACGGTGGATCAAGCCGCGCGCGTCCTCGGCACCCTCTCGCCGCTGCTCCTTTGTGCGAGCGGGTTGCTCTTTACGTTTCGCGCGGGCCTCTACAATTTGGGCGTGGAAGGGCAGCTGGTGGTGGGGGCCATCGCGGCCACGGGCGCGGCGAGCGCCACCGAGAGCGTCCTTCCCGCGTGGGCGGTCATCGCGGTGGCGCTCGTGGCGGGCATGCTCGCGGGCGCTTCGTGGGGCGTGCTCACTGGGGTGCTGCACGTGTTCGGTCGGGTCAGCGAGATCTTCGCGGGCCTGGGGATGAACTTCATGGCGCAAGGCGCCGCGCTTTATCTCATTTTCGGCCCGTGGAAGCGTGAAGGGGTGGCCTCGATGGCCGGCACCGAGCCGATGGATCGCTCGCTCTGGATGTCCACCTTCGGCACCACCGATGCAAGTCCAACCGCGTTGCTTTTGGCCATCGCCGCCGCCGTGTTCACCGCGGTGCTCATCCAGCGGACGCACTTTGGCCTGAAGGTGCGCGCGGTGGGGCAGAACCTGCGCTCGGCGCACGTGCTGGGCGTCCCGGCCGTGCAGCAGCTGCTCATCGTGTTCGCGGCGTGCGGCGTCTTTTCGGGGCTCGCCGGCGCCCTTCAAGTCATGGCCGTCTTTCACCGCCTGATCCCCAACGTCTCGAGCAACTTGGGCTACTTGGCGCTCTTGGTGGTCATGCTGGCCAGCTTCGACATGCGCCTGGTGGTCCCCATCGCGGTGCTCTTCAGTGTGCTCAATGTGGGGAGCCTTCGCCTGCCGCTCGCGCTCGGCCTCGAGTCCTCGCTCTCGGGCGTCCTGCAAGGGGCGCTGGCCCTCGTCTTCTTGCTTTTGCCGCGCGGCGATTCGGGCGCCCGCCGGGAAGGTACCTGAGCACCGATGGACGTCGTTCCCATCTTCGCCACCGCCATCGCGACCTCGACGCCCAT contains these protein-coding regions:
- a CDS encoding citrate synthase, producing MASETRPLGLDGVVAVETALSEVDGALGRLNIAGRDLEGWAPNASFEEACALLWSAADPPLRSAADAPLRSAGVIRRSLGEHRVKAFARLSELGNALLLPSGMDALRAAMGHLHLAEMSDGSAADASAHVTAAMSVFAAAWGRTRLGKTPIAPDPAAGHVEDHLRMLEGQPASAAQVRALSTYLLTVSDHGMNASTFAARVVASTQSDMVSSIVAAIGALKGPLHGGAPGPVLDMLDAIGDAARAESFIASELAAGRRIMGMGHRIYRVRDPRAAVLERATLALVDSGLRTERLALARAVERIATGALAAKYPDRKLETNVEFYTAILLDAIGLPREAFSPTFAVGRVIGWSAHVMEQRAKGRLIRPESRYIGAPAS
- a CDS encoding ricin-type beta-trefoil lectin domain protein; the protein is MRPRGSTPSGTWRGCRGSAFSYTTFAYSSLVLSGPIGGSTVTVAFDVTNTGSRTGEEVPQIYVGFPSAAGEPPRQLAGFEKVTLAPDQKKRVSVILERRTFSTWDTSSQSWIVPGGAHSIKVGASSRDIRLSGTAFVTAAGPRAGAIRGIAEQCIDVDGAQTANGTAVQLYACNGTGAQRWIVADDGSLRALGKCFDVTNGSFTPGQPIQLYDCNDTDAQRWRVDTTGAIVNIASGLCVDTRGGGSSERTRLVIHTCSAAPSQRWVLP
- a CDS encoding carbohydate-binding domain-containing protein, coding for MTRSLLGISTIVASAWIAGCQGDAGVVSQPETEPGDLGASESGESRESSLQTRASGPDIAITFRPVDNTAADDGSFFRGELTIENRSGIRLDASGWQIYFSFVRRILNDGEGNATYKQNLAAQGLKVQKGGAARSGEYFVLEPLANFVPIPPGGKRVIPFLAENWAIVKTDAPGGFHIVFPPSTQAWALKASTVWDASDPKQTKRFPGDVVPTQTPALRYEENAPLDRVDLDPASSLIPRPKSVTTGSGQYRLGGKIGIDYQRGLAKEANYLKSALGDVLAGSVETHERSRCGSEIRLVLDPQGSFGAEGYSLSIDPEKGIEIRGADSAGVFYGIQTLRQLVPVDAYQAATRPGGKKTSVQLPEIDISDTPLFSYRGMMLDVGRHFQSKQTVKKLLDVLAFHKINKFHFRLTEDEGWRLEIPGIPELTTFGARRGYDPDEKQQLHQGFASANDLGGGDNIQGKARNETEANGGKEPTYQGFEQATLNYVGKGSGFYTTKEFEEILAYATERHIDVIPEIDVPGHARAAVRSMEHRYAKYAATDPVKASQYRLADPNDTSKHTSVQGYTDNFVNPCLSSSYAFLAKVVREIKARYDAVPGAKLTLIHGGGDELPSLSNNVWWQGSPLCKANPETKDLGDEQLKDHFFKKFHPIITATGARMTGWDDIIHNGLQLEGFVPMPWSNVWQWGREDDAYKYANEGRSVILSHATNLYMDLAYNKDPDEPGYYWANFVDDSKTFNYLPFDVFAIATHNRMGHPIAPSEWDNKVRLTAAGRANVLGMHGLLFAENVKSPELVEYFAFPKILGVAERAWNTHTPTAADLPAAWKQFVNTLGQAALPRLDFYRPVDVRRELPRSTGINYRIPLPGAKVVNGQLLANVRYPGFNIEYSTNNGATFVPYTGPTGVSGTVLVRAKALNGHVGRTAKVN
- a CDS encoding BMP family ABC transporter substrate-binding protein; translated protein: MLRRPLLSWFMGLSVLTFGCSVIVEKDVKGKGLGVQCNTSSECHVGSCDDGVCVASCDGNGDCPASTKCFAGKCQKPLNVSALWVGVVSGGEGWTLTHQEGVTAAKERLPYINYKFQESVISDLDITNAVEKAVNEEKADVILLNSYSQRAKMLELAKKHEKVKFLNCQGYQAQKPNVAAYAAHEEQAWWVAGVVAAQRAQNKIGYIGSFITPEVVRHISAFLLGARSVKPQITLEVAWIGFWSDWKPTRTYNYNGPLALNKSGGDSVYREELLTYRLIDDGAEVIAHGADNQRSVRLIETLYKSGRLKDANGQPRVYSVSNDNRNAYKELDANGLPNGAPLQTCLGSPFWNWTPMYVSMFSEIHRGTWQPVNRNDPMTNDPAQSVPGFNLNPTAQGIDDSVVRKYVNEISTRGWQFVFNGPYPTNGQRDSNVDGVVDSKDKQSFDAGEQMSEDEYKSMCWFPQGVYERKDPTKGAGDPGYSLVQARVPDAQRIQTDPSFINDLEGPPEVPASAVADCTLNK